In Anser cygnoides isolate HZ-2024a breed goose chromosome 31, Taihu_goose_T2T_genome, whole genome shotgun sequence, the following are encoded in one genomic region:
- the LOC136787891 gene encoding uncharacterized protein: protein MVLRGTHDDDVGSRYPASQLDHGLEPQEDPRGSTGQVPPWNPAPEPASMGPTGAVLVGSGYSTPQPDVDHEPQVNLPEVSPGRALPDPRLLPALEPSWYPRGPLRAKDNAEIRKSSPTSPDIIEDLIKELDEAARGLVRETVPKKVLWRGSGRTLPLPGKRTEPVKSTAPPGPLRAKDKAKGRKLSVRYSHIIEEIRKDLEKAAPGVDGENNANTAKPQNFRSYSVGGAVAFLVLVLLGTVACCVLCACGALEAEKPAPRHSPGSPDIDTRSRSVSPYRQPDHRGTPESQARHQRPPSVPGRPTRLPPARPPQPPRTAADQWKARDRPSIPQSSWTQTSPPQPPPPSSNGWGSPPRGAALAIPSINIE from the exons ATGGTGCTGCGCGGCACGC ATGATGACGATGTTGGCTCTCGATATCCAGCTTCTCAGCTGGATCATGGTTTGGAGCCTCAGGAGGATCCCCGAG GCAGTACTGGTCAAGTGCCTCCATGGAatcctgctcctgagcctgccagTATGGGTCCCACAGGTG CAGTTCTCGTAGGCTCTGGCTACTCGACACCTCAGCCTGATGTGGACCACGAGCCTCAGGTTAATCTGCCAG aagtgtccccagggagggctttgccagaccctcggctgcttcctgcgctggagcccagctggtatcccaggg GTCCTCTAAGAGCAAaggacaatgctgaaataagaaaatcttccccaacatccccTGACATCATAGAGGATCTCATAAAGGAGTTAGACGAGGCAGCACGTG ggctGGTTAGAGAGACTGTGCCGAAGAAGGTGCTTTGGCGAGGAAGCGGTCGCACACTGCCGCTCCCTGGCAAAAGAACAGAGCCAGTGAAGTCAACTGCCCCACCag GTCCTCTAAGAGCAAAGGATAAagctaaaggaagaaaactttccGTGAGGTACTCTCACATCATAGAGGAAATTAGAAAGGACTTAGAGAAGGCAGCACCTG GCGTGGATGGGGAGAACAATGCAAACACCGCAAAGCCCCAGAATTTCCGAAGTTACAGCGTAGGAGGCGCTGTGGCATTCTTGGTTCTCGTCCTGCTTGGGACAGTTGCGTGCTGCGTGCTGTGTGCTTGTGGGGCGTTGGAGGCAGAAAAACCA GCGCCTCGccacagcccaggcagcccagaCATTGACACCCGCAGCCGCTCCGTGAGCCCCTACAGGCAGCCTGACCACCGTGGTACGCCTGAGAGCCAGGCCCGACACCAGCGGCCACCATCAGTGCCTGGAAGACCGACCcgcctgccaccagcccggCCTCCACAGCCCCCACGCACGGCAGCAGACCAATGGAAGGCACGCGACCggcccagtatcccccagtccTCGTGGACACAGACATCA